One genomic window of Xanthobacter dioxanivorans includes the following:
- a CDS encoding trypsin-like serine protease, which translates to MSRIRSGRLGLFRSRFAPAIAFCYFFLFCPESAHAIIRGARVDPKSAISNEIQRIGGTIQEKKGGKWIDVAHRTRTGLLVDSRTILTARHCIELSDENWRIRLSVYFQNPNGSETKATVVSPTPPLIWRHSPLIGQHPQMQKK; encoded by the coding sequence ATGAGTAGAATTCGTTCAGGAAGGCTGGGACTTTTTCGCTCCAGGTTCGCGCCGGCAATTGCTTTCTGCTATTTCTTTCTTTTCTGTCCCGAATCTGCACATGCGATCATCAGAGGCGCAAGAGTCGACCCCAAAAGCGCGATATCCAACGAAATCCAAAGGATAGGTGGAACAATACAAGAGAAAAAGGGTGGAAAATGGATTGATGTAGCGCACAGGACGCGCACGGGTCTCCTGGTGGACAGTCGCACCATCCTGACCGCGCGACACTGCATTGAATTATCCGATGAAAATTGGCGGATCAGATTATCAGTCTACTTTCAAAACCCGAATGGCAGCGAAACCAAAGCGACCGTAGTATCACCGACCCCGCCATTGATTTGGCGGCATTCACCATTGATCGGCCAGCACCCGCAAATGCAAAAGAAATAA